From a region of the Helianthus annuus cultivar XRQ/B chromosome 5, HanXRQr2.0-SUNRISE, whole genome shotgun sequence genome:
- the LOC110939593 gene encoding ubiquinol oxidase 4, chloroplastic/chromoplastic isoform X2, with product MAVASFLPSIFSPSTNLLLLRGSRSFSPTSIAHFHSRRRLCKVRATILRENEKVAVEETFQPKTSPDDHNNNNNEPPPPGSVEKWVIKLEQSINIFLTDSVIKVLDTLYHDRDYPRFFVLETIARVPYFAFISVLHMYESFGWWRKSEYLKVHFAESWNEMHHLLIMEELGGNAWWFDRFLAQHIAIFYYFMTVFMYALSPRMAYHLSECVESHAFETYDKFIKEKGDELKKLAPSKVAVKYYTEEDLYLFDEFQTARLPNTRRPIIQNMYDVFMNIRDDEAEHCKTMKACQTHGNLRSPHASEDDDLGCTLPDAGCEGIVDCIKKSITNPPN from the exons ATGGCGGTGGCTTCTTTTCTTCCTTCGATTTTCTCTCCCTCTACAAACCTCCTCCTCCTAAGAGGGAGTCGTTCCTTTTCTCCTACGTCAATCGCTCATTTCCATTCCAG gaggaggctGTGTAAGGTCCGAGCAACCATTTTGCGAGAAAATGAGAAAGTGGCTGTGGAAGAAACATTTCAACCCAAGACTTCTCCTGATGAtcataataacaacaacaacgagccGCCGCCCCCAGGCTCTGTCGAGAAATGGGTCATAAAGCTTGAACAATCTATAAACATTTTTCTTACG GATTCAGTAATCAAAGTCCTTGACACATTGTACCATGACAGAGACTATCCAAGGTTTTTTGTTCTCGAAACAATAGCAAGAGTCCCTTACTTTG CTTTTATATCTGTTCTTCACATGTACGAGAGTTTTGGTTGGTGGAGAAAATCAGAGTATCTGAAAGTCCACTTTGCTGAGAGCTGGAACGAGATGCATCATCTGCTTATTATGGAA GAGTTGGGGGGAAATGCTTGGTGGTTTGACCGGTTCCTTGCTCAACATATTGCAATCTTCTATTATTTCATGACAGTGTTCATGTATGCTTTAAGCCCAAGAATGGCAT ATCATCTTTCTGAATGTGTGGAGAGCCATGCATTTGAAACCTATGACAAATTTATCAAGGAAAAAGGAG ATGAATTAAAGAAGCTTGCTCCCTCTAAAGTTGCTGTGAAATACTACACAGAAGAAGATTTGTATTTGTTTG ATGAATTTCAAACCGCAAGGCTTCCCAATACTCGAAGGCCAATAATAC AAAATATGTATGATGTGTTTATGAACATTAGAGACGATGAAGCAGAACACTGCAAGACAATGAAAGCATGTCAGACTCATGGGAACCTTCGTTCTCCTCATGCATCTGAAGATGATGATTTAGGTTGTACACTACCCGATGCAGGATGTGAAGGTATTGTAGATTGTATAAAGAAATCTATTACAAATCCACCCAACTAA
- the LOC110939593 gene encoding ubiquinol oxidase 4, chloroplastic/chromoplastic isoform X1 produces MAVASFLPSIFSPSTNLLLLRGSRSFSPTSIAHFHSRRRRRRLCKVRATILRENEKVAVEETFQPKTSPDDHNNNNNEPPPPGSVEKWVIKLEQSINIFLTDSVIKVLDTLYHDRDYPRFFVLETIARVPYFAFISVLHMYESFGWWRKSEYLKVHFAESWNEMHHLLIMEELGGNAWWFDRFLAQHIAIFYYFMTVFMYALSPRMAYHLSECVESHAFETYDKFIKEKGDELKKLAPSKVAVKYYTEEDLYLFDEFQTARLPNTRRPIIQNMYDVFMNIRDDEAEHCKTMKACQTHGNLRSPHASEDDDLGCTLPDAGCEGIVDCIKKSITNPPN; encoded by the exons ATGGCGGTGGCTTCTTTTCTTCCTTCGATTTTCTCTCCCTCTACAAACCTCCTCCTCCTAAGAGGGAGTCGTTCCTTTTCTCCTACGTCAATCGCTCATTTCCATTCCAG gaggaggaggaggaggctGTGTAAGGTCCGAGCAACCATTTTGCGAGAAAATGAGAAAGTGGCTGTGGAAGAAACATTTCAACCCAAGACTTCTCCTGATGAtcataataacaacaacaacgagccGCCGCCCCCAGGCTCTGTCGAGAAATGGGTCATAAAGCTTGAACAATCTATAAACATTTTTCTTACG GATTCAGTAATCAAAGTCCTTGACACATTGTACCATGACAGAGACTATCCAAGGTTTTTTGTTCTCGAAACAATAGCAAGAGTCCCTTACTTTG CTTTTATATCTGTTCTTCACATGTACGAGAGTTTTGGTTGGTGGAGAAAATCAGAGTATCTGAAAGTCCACTTTGCTGAGAGCTGGAACGAGATGCATCATCTGCTTATTATGGAA GAGTTGGGGGGAAATGCTTGGTGGTTTGACCGGTTCCTTGCTCAACATATTGCAATCTTCTATTATTTCATGACAGTGTTCATGTATGCTTTAAGCCCAAGAATGGCAT ATCATCTTTCTGAATGTGTGGAGAGCCATGCATTTGAAACCTATGACAAATTTATCAAGGAAAAAGGAG ATGAATTAAAGAAGCTTGCTCCCTCTAAAGTTGCTGTGAAATACTACACAGAAGAAGATTTGTATTTGTTTG ATGAATTTCAAACCGCAAGGCTTCCCAATACTCGAAGGCCAATAATAC AAAATATGTATGATGTGTTTATGAACATTAGAGACGATGAAGCAGAACACTGCAAGACAATGAAAGCATGTCAGACTCATGGGAACCTTCGTTCTCCTCATGCATCTGAAGATGATGATTTAGGTTGTACACTACCCGATGCAGGATGTGAAGGTATTGTAGATTGTATAAAGAAATCTATTACAAATCCACCCAACTAA
- the LOC110939590 gene encoding phosphatidate cytidylyltransferase 1, which translates to MIKDNGGSSVQVTHAGRIRRRKASNEVPADAGQTIGKQLLVNDKNKYRSMMIRAYSSIWMIGGFIFVVYMGHLYIWATVVIIQIFMAKELFGLLRKANEDKRLPGFRNLNWHFFFTAMLFVYGRILSQRLVNTVATDKFLYKIVANLIKYHMVTCYFLYIAGFVWFILSLKTKMYKYQFGQYAWTHMILFVVFTQSSFTVANIFEGIFWFLLPASLIVVNDITAYIFGFFFGKTPLIKLSPKKTWEGFIGASVTTIISAFVLANFLGRFQWLTCPRKDLSTGWLQCNPGPLFTPDNVTLPAWLPEWFPWKEMHVLPVQWHALGLGLFASIIAPFGGFFASGFKRAFKIKDFGDSIPGHGGITDRMDCQMVMAVFAYIYHQSFIVAQSVSVGMILDQIVMNLSYEEQRVLYGNLGEIIQYRQFGES; encoded by the exons ATGATAAAGGACAACGGTGGTAGTAGTGTTCAAGTTACACATGCTGGAAGGATTCGGCGGCGCAAGGCTTCAAACGAG GTTCCAGCAGATGCAGGGCAGACTATTGGAAAGCAGTTGTTGGTAAATGACAAAAACAAGTACAGGTCAATGATGATTCGAGCGTATTCAAGTATTTGGATGATTGGTGGCTTTATATTTGTTGTGTACATGGGGCATCTCTATATTTGGGCCACGGTTGTGATCATCCAAATATTCATGGCAAAAGAGCTATTTGGTCTACTAAGAAAAGCAAATGAAGACAAACGACTCCCTGGATTCAGGAATTTAAATTG GCATTTTTTCTTCACAGCAATGTTATTTGTATACGGTCGCATTCTTAGTCAACGGCTTGTGAATACGGTGGCAACAGACAAGTTTTTGTATAAGATTGTGGCCAACCTTATCAAGTATCATATGGTTACCTGTTATTTCTTGTATATAGCAG GTTTCGTTTGGTTCATTCTGTCATTAAAGACGAAGATGTACAAGTATCAGTTTGGGCAATATGCATGGACACATATGATCCTTTTTGTGGTGTTCACACAGTCCTCTTTCACAGTAGCCAATATTTTCGAAGGAATTTTCTG GTTTCTTCTTCCTGCATCACTTATTGTGGTGAATGATATTACTGCCTACATCTTTGGGTTCTTCTTTGGAAAGACACCATTGATCAAGTTATCTCCAAAGAAGACTTGGGAGGGATTTATCGGAGCATCGGTTACTACAATTATATCTGCCTTTGTG CTTGCTAATTTTTTAGGTCGCTTCCAGTGGTTAACTTGTCCAAGAAAG GACCTCTCCACTGGTTGGCTTCAATGCAACCCTGGCCCCCTCTTTACGCCTGACAACGTTACTTTACCTGCATGGCTTCCCGAATGG TTTCCATGGAAAGAGATGCATGTTTTGCCTGTGCAGTGGCACGCATTGGGTCTTGGACTTTTTGCCTCTATTATTGCTCCTTTTGGAGGCTTCTTTGCTAGTGGTTTTAAACGAGCCTTTAAGATCAAG GATTTTGGGGATAGCATTCCTGGACATGGTGGAATCACTGACAGAATGGACTGTCAG ATGGTGATGGCTGTGTTTGCATACATCTACCATCAGTCGTTTATCGTGGCTCAAAGTGTGTCAGTTGGGATGATTCTCGACCAG ATTGTAATGAATCTGTCTTACGAGGAGCAACGGGTATTGTACGGTAACCTAGGAGAAATCATCCAATATAGGCAGTTTGGTGAATCTTGA
- the LOC110938397 gene encoding uncharacterized protein LOC110938397: protein MNFNMNDWVKTVPELHGMLKTAEMNISNKVSQVLMVRSGGVKKPKTKKKSYNSKNKGKALVAAKPATNKSKQAVKAPLPEERQCYECNKMGHWKRNCPEYLAKLKVKKANGEGTSSGA from the exons ATGAACTTTAACATGAATGACTGGGTAAAGACAGTGCCAGAGCTACACGGGATGCTCAAAACGGCAGAGATGAACATTTCCAACAAAGTAAGCCAAGTGTTAATGGTTCGATCTGGTGGTGTTAAAAAGcccaaaacaaagaagaaaagttATAACAGCAAAAACAAAGGAAAGGCTCTTGTTGCTGCCAAACCTGCCACCAACAAGAGCAAGCAAGCTGTGAAAGCCCCTCTTCCAGAAGAGCGGCAATGCTATGagtgtaacaagatggggcactgGAAACGTAACTGCCCCGAGTATCTTGCCAAGCTCAAAGTGAAGAAGGCTAATGGAGAAGGCACTTCTTCAG GAGCCTGA